The nucleotide window GGACTCGGAGCCGAAATCGGCATCAGCACTTCCAAGCTTCACTCTTACGGCCCAATGGGTGTGAAAGAGCTTACCACCACAAAGTTTGTCATCTTCGGTCAGGGTCAGGTTCGTCAGTAACCGTCTGATATCTAAATTACGTATGACGAAGGGATGGAATATATATACTCCATCCCTTTTTTCATTGTAAAAAATTGCCAATTACACCTATCAATCTTCTTTGCACAGACTTCCAGATCGAACAAACTCACCATACAGAACAGGATATTGTATCAATCTGAATTAGCGTTTTTTTTCTTTGGCACGGTATACTATCACATGGTATGGTCGCATTAGTTTGCCATAATATAACCCGGTAACTTCAAAGAAGATAAGCTTTTTATGAAACGTATTGGAATTCTTGGGGGAACATTCAACCCCACCCACATCATGCATATTCGTCCTGCGGTTGAAGTCAATGAAGCCTTTAGACTCGATCGTATCGATTTTGTTCCTTGTGCAACACCGCCGCACAAGACTGAAAACGGACTTCTTTCTTTCGAATTACGAAACCGCATGATAAGGGCTGCAATCAACCGGTACCCTACTTTTACAGTTAACGAACTGGAAGTGGAACGTTCCGGCCCGTCTTATACGTATGATACGCTTCAGCACTACAAAGAAACTGAAGGTGACTGCGAACTCTTCTTTATTATGGGATCAATTGATTTGCCGACGCTTGCGGACTGGCATAAGGGGCTGGAGCTTATCGATCACGCAAATATTATCGTACTTGCGCGCTCTGATGCTGATGTGGAAATGTTTAATGCATTATGTCCACAATACTGGCCGGATTTAGAATTACTCCCACCAGCGGGAAATGTTGCGGCCGCCTATTCTCTTGGCGCCCATAATATCTACTTTTTGCCGCAGCCAAGAATTGATGTTTCCGCAACTCTTATACGCGAACGCTGGCTGCAAGATCGCGACATCTCTTATCTCGTGCCGGACAGCGTGCTTAAAATCATGGGTGATTACGCTGATGTCATCACTGCATGCTGGAACGATGAAAGGAATTGCAAGTAACGTTGAACAGTACCTGCACAGGGGCTAGCTTCGTTTTTCCAGATACATCGCCTGATCAGCTCGCTGTAGCAAAACTTCCGGTGTTTCGCCGTCTTCGGGGTACATTGCCACCCCGACGCTTAATCCAACGCTTACAGAATTTTCATCGTTAATTCGAATCGGAGCTTCTGCAACTCTATGGATTTTGCGAACAACAGCATCCACATCACACGCTGAACGTACGTTCTCAAGAACAATACAAAATTCATCACCACCGATGCGCCCAAAAACATCCCTGTCACGTATCTGTGCATTAATTCGCTCTACGAGCTCTTTAATTACAATATCGCCACTGTGATGTCCGTGCGTATCATTCACGTTTTTGAAGTCATTCAAATCCAAATACAGTACGGCAAAAGTACCGCTATCATACCGTGCAGTTGCAAGAATATTATTCAATTTCTCGTAAAACGAGCCTCTACTAAATACTCCGGTCAAACAATCACGGGTTGCCCTTCGCTGCAAATCAAGCTCGGCACATCTGCGCTCTGTCACATCTGACAAGATACCTTCGACGTAGGGAATCTGATTCTTTGGATCAATGCTCCAATGGGCAGAAATTTCTCCCCAAATCGGCGTCCCATCTCTTCTCAAAAGCTGCGCATTAAACTTAGACTGACGTCCCACGGTCTGCACTTGATCCATCAAATTGATGAAATCATCTGCAGTGACAAATCGATCTGAAAA belongs to Halodesulfovibrio sp. MK-HDV and includes:
- the nadD gene encoding nicotinate-nucleotide adenylyltransferase is translated as MKRIGILGGTFNPTHIMHIRPAVEVNEAFRLDRIDFVPCATPPHKTENGLLSFELRNRMIRAAINRYPTFTVNELEVERSGPSYTYDTLQHYKETEGDCELFFIMGSIDLPTLADWHKGLELIDHANIIVLARSDADVEMFNALCPQYWPDLELLPPAGNVAAAYSLGAHNIYFLPQPRIDVSATLIRERWLQDRDISYLVPDSVLKIMGDYADVITACWNDERNCK